One Capsicum annuum cultivar UCD-10X-F1 chromosome 2, UCD10Xv1.1, whole genome shotgun sequence genomic window carries:
- the LOC107858844 gene encoding probable inactive leucine-rich repeat receptor-like protein kinase At3g03770, translating into MGWLKIFVVVVFMWGLLIPNTHQLGSYETQIIVQLRKHLEYPVQMDVLENYNGDFCNLSSTLSMSIICQNNSVTELKIKGDKLVKVNEFHGVAVPNNTLSEHFSIESFVTTLTRLSSLKVLTLVSLGIWGPLPVKIHRLSLLEVLDMSSNFLFGSVPVEMSTMVKLHTLAFDGNFFNETLPDWLGSLPNIAILSMKNNRLKGQFPRSISKITSLTDIVLSHNALSGELPDLSALSNLHLLDLRENHLDSELPTLPQGLTTILLSSNAFSGEVPEEYGKLNQLQHLDLSNNALTGMPPVDLFSLPSVSYLNLAFNVLSGSLPEHLICGSELGFVDISDNRLLGMVPSCLNASSDKRIVKVSGNCLSVDTQYQHSESYCKQASLAKKQTTGKEIAILVGVVGGALILVVFLAVVLLFFCRRSQHTRHDVDRYMFPKVVQDNVQPNISAELLANARIISQAAALGSQGAPSYRVFSMEELEEVTEKFDKSVLLGEGSIGKIYKGKLENGTYVAVRELAVYRRCTRWNFKLRMDLLSKFRHPHLVSLLGHCIDGPVQDDSTIHRLFLVYEFIPCGNFRARLSETTPGKVLKWSDRLAILIDVAKAVHFLHTGVIPPSFGNSLKTDSILLDEHQIAKLSDFGMSILMEESEKVEAKGDGCNSWHRRTKEDDVYNFGFILLESLVGPFFSGKGETFLLNEMASFGSQDGRRKIVDPAVLTTSSQESLSIVISITNKCISPESQSRPSFEDVLWNLQYAAQVQATADTDQRSDATSLS; encoded by the exons ATGGGGTGGTTGAAGATATTTGTCGTAGTTGTATTCATGTGGGGTTTGTTGATCCCAAATACTCATCAGTTAGGGTCTTATGAAACTCAAATTATCGTCCAGTTGAGGAAGCATTTGGAATATCCAGTGCAGATGGATGTTTTGGAGAATTACAATGGTGACTTTTGCAATTTGAGTTCAACACTGAGTATGAGTATTATTTGCCAGAATAACTCTGTTACTGAGCTCAAAATTAAGGGAGATAAACTAGTTAAGGTCAATGAATTCCATGGAGTTGCAGTTCCAAACAATACTTTATCTGAGCATTTCTCCATTGAGTCTTTTGTTACTACTTTGACAAGGTTAAGTAGTTTAAAGGTTCTAACTTTGGTTTCTTTGGGCATTTGGGGACCCCTTCCTGTTAAAATTCATCGGTTGTCTTTGTTAGAGGTTTTGGATATGAGTTCAAATTTTTTGTTTGGTTCGGTTCCAGTTGAGATGTCTACAATGGTAAAGCTTCATACTTTGGCATTTGATGGGAACTTTTTCAATGAGACTCTTCCTGATTGGTTGGGTTCATTGCCGAATATCGCTATTTTAAGTATGAAAAATAATAGGTTGAAGGGTCAATTTCCTCGTTCAATTTCGAAAATTACAAGCCTAACTGATATTGTTCTGTCACACAATGCACTTTCTGGTGAATTACCTGATTTAAGTGCTTTGTCTAATTTGCATTTGTTGGATTTAAGAGAAAATCATTTGGATTCTGAATTGCCAACTTTGCCACAAGGATTGACCACTATTCTTCTTAGTAGTAATGCTTTCTCTGGAGAGGTGCCAGAAGAATATGGCAAACTAAATCAACTTCAACACCTTGATCTATCGAATAATGCTCTTACCGGAATGCCTCCTGTTGATTTGTTCTCTTTGCCAAGTGTTAGTTACTTGAATTTAGCGTTTAACGTCCTGAGTGGTTCACTTCCTGAACATCTCATCTGTGGGAGTGAACTTGGTTTTGTTGATATTTCTGATAATAGACTGCTTGGTATGGTTCCTTCTTGTTTGAATGCCAGTTCAGATAAGCGAATTGTTAAAGTTAGTGGAAACTGTTTGTCTGTGGATACACAATATCAGCACTCGGAGTCCTACTGCAAACAAGCTAGTTTAGCTAAGAAACAAACCACTGGAAAAGAGATAGCAATATTGGTAGGTGTTGTTGGGGGAGCTTTGATACTTGTGGTGTTTTTGGCAGTTGTGCTTCTCTTCTTTTGTAGAAGATCACAGCATACACGTCACGATGTGGATCGGTACATGTTTCCCAAAGTTGTGCAAGATAATGTACAACCCAATATTTCTGCTGAGCTCCTGGCAAATGCTA GAATCATTTCTCAAGCAGCAGCACTAGGATCGCAAGGTGCTCCATCATATCGGGTGTTCTCCATGGAAGAGTTGGAAGAAGTGACAGAAAAGTTTGATAAATCAGTATTGCTCGGTGAAGGCTCCATTGGAAAA ATTTACAAGGGAAAATTAGAGAATGGAACCTATGTTGCTGTAAGGGAATTGGCTGTTTATAGACGATGCACTAGGTGGAACTTCAAACTTCGAATGGATTTGCTGTCAAAGTTTCGTCATCCACATTTAGTTAGCCTTCTGGGTCACTGCATTGACGGTCCGGTGCAAGATGACTCAACCATCCACAGACTTTTTCTGGTTTATGAATTTATTCCTTGTGGAAACTTCCGTGCTCGTCTTTCAG AAACCACTCCGGGAAAGGTTCTCAAGTGGTCAGACAGGTTGGCGATTTTGATTGATGTTGCCAAGGCTGTGCACTTTCTCCACACGGGCGTAATTCCTCCTTCATTTGGCAATAGCTTGAAGACAGATAGTATATTGCTCGATGAGCATCAGATTGCAAAACTTAGTGATTTTGGAATGTCAATCCTTATGGAAGAAAGTGAAAAAGTTGAG GCAAAAGGAGATGGCTGCAACTCCTG GCACAGGAGAACGAAAGAAGACGATGTGTATAACTTTGGTTTCATATTACTGGAGTCACTGGTGGGTCCTTTTTTCAGTGGAAAAGGGGAAACATTTTTGCTCAATGAAATG GCATCCTTTGGTAGCCAAGACGGTCGGCGCAAAATTGTGGATCCTGCTGTGCTAACCACTAGCTCCCAAGAGTCTTTGTCAATTGTAATATCAATCACCAACAAATGCATATCTCCCGAGTCACAGAGTCGCCCCTCGTTTGAGGATGTCCTCTGGAACCTACAATATGCTGCTCAAGTCCAGGCTACAGCCGATACAGATCAAAGATCTGATGCAACTTCATTGTCATGA